aataatgtaTGGTAAAAATTTACAGGCAATCTCTGGACAGTGCCTCAACAACCCAGCTTGGGGTCAACCAGCTTATGGACAAGCTTGGGGACCTATGGCTGCCCCATGGATGTCAGAATCATACAGCCCAGCCATGCTTTCCGCATCTAACGGCTGTGGTCTTTCCGTGTCCAGCTCTTCTCCCATCGCCCCAGTTGGAGTTTCCATGGCTTCAGAAAACGCTATTGAAGGACCTTTGGCTGTTGCTGGTCAAATACCGTTCTTGGGAGCTGTCCAGGTTGATGGAGCCCTCCCAACTGCTGGAGCTGGTGCTATCTCTTACGGCTCTGGTAATGGCCAGGTTGCGATATTAGCTGAGGATATTGCAGGAAGTTATGGAGCAGTTGCTCAAGGATTTGCTGGTCCATACAGAGGTCAATGTGGAGCGTACTATTAAAATCACAACTAGTTATTCTAAACCAAATAATGCAGTTAGTTACTGTGAGTTATGTGGGGCCCCAGCGCCTAACCACATGTagtcaaattttatttgtttgattgtCCACTTAAATGCGATTGTGAATAATCTAGCAAGCATTTGTTAGTATTTTGGTGtgttttagaaaaatatagtacaattgtgttttgtttttagtgtaataaaaaaattaaaaatatgttattgtcTATTTATTGATATGTTCAACTGGACTCGTTAAGCCTTACAATTAGCAGTTTTCCTATAAATCACACAAAGCAATACAACTAACGTgaccaaaataaaatataacaatttacaAACGGGAATAAGATatatcatattaaatatatagactAGAACAAATAACTGCTGTATACTATATTTTGAGAAATATAAGCCATTTATgaggtttaattttttttttaaaagtaagttTATAGATACTTAATTACAtacttattttgtaatttaagcTTTATAAAGAAACATTTGGTACGCcacaataatataaagaactgccctgcgattctgtaactcacttcacaaactcacacagcggttttcgcatcggcggtcgctctcaaatcaatcgtgaagcagtcattttatgatttggcattctgaaaag
This Pieris napi chromosome 16, ilPieNapi1.2, whole genome shotgun sequence DNA region includes the following protein-coding sequences:
- the LOC125057557 gene encoding chorion class B protein PC10-like; the encoded protein is MNSKIVLSFFALMLVQAISGQCLNNPAWGQPAYGQAWGPMAAPWMSESYSPAMLSASNGCGLSVSSSSPIAPVGVSMASENAIEGPLAVAGQIPFLGAVQVDGALPTAGAGAISYGSGNGQVAILAEDIAGSYGAVAQGFAGPYRGQCGAYY